A window of the Plasmodium falciparum 3D7 genome assembly, chromosome: 3 genome harbors these coding sequences:
- a CDS encoding major facilitator superfamily-related transporter, putative, with product MKKVKDKTIISLFMYSISTTAIVYQNYIFISNLLKNYRAFEWLCIKNEDDNIVHGDFFVCNEQENYVQFLLILGFIIQFLSGSIGSVLIKIFSKKIIAQAAFIFLFFGWIILGTALSYSKYYVDNNITNKISLVSFFLNLSFIFFGIGSDNSYLPIIYYINDRYPVEDIDKHLYIIENNNNNNNKLQKLKYILKNKNYILISTMSSLAVLSLFVGNVINITLKYLPFQNNVILVILTYLALCVIPAFFIANFLDDKTNTHKNDNQLVSEDNIQTNQDKNKINYINSVDDINNSSNNSINIQHIQHKLDNINYTEHVNEKTLLTKNLYNSGEKKEKEKNVQAASQNVVMDMGKDEIYEEHLKRRKKLFYLKDVDFGVLKDQIKSPLYIFILVEFFLITFSVCYFMFSLFDIYENNVFGETLNVYSLILPSSFIFTLIFGIIADVINISNFISFNLILGIFVYMLIYFYYTTANVTIGYISLVIYFFHQSFYANHMYMYMSTIFKQENFSILIGIINTFASLAFFMSYKIHEFIKIKNKNNVYPKAIAQGLFVSYLVVFFTHIFYIRRKMRYHMISLPSSK from the coding sequence atgAAAAAAGTAAAGGACAAAACAATAATCTCCCTATTTATGTACAGCATCTCGACTACCGCTATAGTATATcagaattatatattcatatccaatttgttaaaaaattatCGAGCATTTGAATGGTTGTGTATcaaaaatgaagatgataatattgTACATGGTGATTTCTTTGTATGTAATGAACAAGAAAATTATGttcaatttttattaattttaggATTTATTATTCAATTTTTATCAGGATCTATAGGAAgtgtattaataaaaatattttccaaaaaaattatagcaCAAGCagcatttatttttttattctttggATGGATTATACTAGGTACTGCTTTATcatattcaaaatattatgttgataataatataacgaataaaatatcattagtcagtttttttttaaacttgtcttttatcttttttggGATAGGCTCAGATAATTCTTACCTAcctattatttattatattaatgacAGATATCCTGTGGAAGATATCgataaacatttatatataattgaaaataataataataataataataaattacaaaaattaaaatatatattaaaaaataaaaattatatcctAATCAGTACTATGTCTTCACTAGCTGTTCTAAGCTTGTTTGTAGGAAATGTCATAAATATTACTCTAAAGTATCTACCCTTTCAAAACAACGTTATACTtgttatattaacatatctTGCCTTGTGTGTAATCCCTGCTTTTTTCATAGCCAACTTTTTAGATGACAAAACAAATActcataaaaatgataatcaGCTTGTATCAGAGGATAACATACAAACAAAccaagataaaaataaaataaattatataaacagtGTGGATGATATAAACAATTCATCAAATAATTCTATTAATATTCAACACATACAACACAAACTTGATAACATTAATTATACCGAACATGTTAATGAAAAAACCCTACTTACAAAAAACCTGTACAATTCAGgtgaaaaaaaggaaaaagaaaaaaatgtacaGGCAGCTAGCCAAAATGTGGTAATGGACATGGGAAAGGACGAAATATATGAAGAACATTTGAAAAGgaggaaaaaattattttatttaaaagatgTAGATTTTGGTGTATTAAAGGATCAGATAAAATcaccattatatatatttatattggttgaattttttttaataacctTTAGTGTatgttattttatgttttctttatttgacatatatgaaaataatgtattTGGGGAAACATTGAATGtatattcattaatattaccatctagttttatatttacattaatATTTGGCATCATAGCagatgtaataaatatatcgaATTTTATAAGTTTCAATTTAATATTAggaatatttgtatatatgcttatatatttttattatactaCAGCAAATGTAACAATTGGATATATATCTTTagtgatttatttttttcatcagaGTTTTTATGCAAATCATATGTACATGTACATGTCTACTATATTTAAGCAGGAAAATTTCTCAATTCTTATTggtataataaatacatttgcCTCACTAGCATTTTTTATGTCTTATAAAATACATGAGTTTATAAAAAtcaagaataaaaataatgtatatcCAAAGGCAATAGCTCAAGGGCTCTTTGTATCTTAtcttgttgttttttttacccacatattttatattaggAGAAAAATGCGTTATCACATGATTTCCCTTCCTTCTTCAAAGTAG
- a CDS encoding 26S proteasome regulatory subunit RPN12, putative yields the protein MSNVLEECIKLYKDLICCYNNISEKELIEGTNDDLDNLLNLNEDISISTACDINKCKEILGKLKLLIIHLSSVNPLICIGQKDIRELLIVRGILEKGVIISIRNKDIKSFNIYIAQLFIYYFDYKDILPKSKKQNAIVGLYLLYLLASNSIGDFHMTLEILPLEDHNDIYIKYVLNVEQNIMDGFFHHVLTKKENIPLYLYESFMDKLYTTIRFKLIDCIFASTNSIHLLYACELLKLSNQQNLNDFIIQYNEAKNNQGEYNAVCEIKDNHIVCKNQTIAVQQLPSLEIINNSIGYATELERIV from the coding sequence atgtcaaACGTGTTAGAAGaatgtataaaattatataaagatttGATTTGTTGTTATAATAACATTAgcgaaaaagaattaattgAAGGAACAAATGATGATTtagataatttattaaatttgaaTGAGGATATAAGTATTTCAACAGCatgtgatataaataaatgtaaggAAATTTTAggtaaattaaaattattaataatacatttatctTCTGTTAACCCTTTAATATGTATAGGACAAAAGGATATAAGAGAATTATTAATAGTAAGAGGAATATTAGAAAAAGGTGTTATTATATCCATAAggaataaagatataaaatcatttaatatatatatagctcaattatttatttattattttgattataaaGACATTTTACCAAAAagtaaaaaacaaaatgctATTGTTggtttgtatttattatatttgttagcATCAAACTCTATAGGAGATTTTCATATGACTCTAGAAATATTACCTTTAGAAGATCATaatgatatttatattaaatatgtattaaatgttgaacaaaatataatggACGGATTTTTTCATCATGTCTTaacgaaaaaagaaaacattcCTTTATATCTTTATGAATCTTTTATGGATAAATTATATACCACCATTAGATTTAAATTAATAGACTGTATATTCGCTTCTACCAATTcaattcatttattatatgcatgcgaattattaaaattgtcAAACCAACAAAACTTAAACgattttattattcaataTAATGAAGCCAAAAATAATCAAGGAGAATACAATGCCGTTTGTGAAATTAAGGATAATCATATTGTTTGTAAAAATCAAACGATCGCTGTGCAACAATTACCTTCCttggaaataataaataattctaTAGGATACGCAACAGAGCTCGAGAGgatagtataa
- a CDS encoding 60S ribosomal protein L26, putative — translation MKFNKQKSSSRRKMRKAHFTAPAGLRRKIMSSKLSKELRLKYKTRSLPVRKDDEVLICRGHNHGREGKVVKINRKRYKIYVERVTREKVNGESTFIGIHPSNVVLTKLKVDKNRKKILDRKAAKEN, via the exons atgaagttTAACAAAC AAAAATCATCTTCCCGAAGGAAAATGAGGAAAGCTCATTTTACTGCACCCGCAGGtctaagaagaaaaataatgtcatcaaaattatcaaaagaattaagattaaaatataag ACACGATCGTTGCCCGTTAGAAAAGATGATGAAGTTCTTATATGCAGAGGACACAACCATGGAAGAGAAGGAAAAgttgtaaaaataaacagAAAAAGATATAAGATTTATGTAGAAAGAGTTACAAGAGAAAAAGTAAATGGAGAATCAACATTTATTGGTATTCATCCAAGTAATGTTGtattaacaaaattaaaGGTTGATAAAAATcgtaaaaaaattttagatAGAAAAGCAGCAaaggaaaattaa
- a CDS encoding glycogen synthase kinase 3 — MKNWPIDEDINIYEEKNHTNNKNYVNNFEMSDQKDEEEYSHSSNRSEDEDEERTIDNEINRSPNKSYKLGNIIGNGSFGVVYEAICIDTSEQVAIKKVLQDPQYKNRELMIMKNLNHINIIYLKDYYYTESFKKNEKNIFLNVVMEYIPQTVHKYMKYYSRNNQALPMFLVKLYSYQLCRALSYIHSKFICHRDLKPQNLLIDPRTHTLKLCDFGSAKNLLAGQRSVSYICSRFYRAPELMLGSTNYTTHIDLWSLGCIIAEMILGYPIFSGQSSVDQLVRIIQVLGTPTEDQLKEMNPNYADIKFPDVKSKDLRKVFPKGTPDEAINLITQFLKYEPLKRLNPIEALADPFFDELRDPCIKLPKYIDKLPELFNFCKEEIQEMSMECRRKIIPKNVYEEFLMVDENDNNIINDTISNDFNESNLDTNNSNNKTHVIIES, encoded by the exons atgaaaaattggCCTATAG atgaggatataaatatttatgaagAAAAGAATCATACgaataacaaaaattatgTTAATAATTTTGAGATGAGTGATCAGAAGGACGAAGAGGAGTATAGCCATAGTAGTAATAGAAGTGAGGATGAAGATGAGGAAAGAACTATAGATAATGAGATTAATAGGTCTCCTAATAAATCTTATAAATTAGGAAATATTATAGGGAATGGTAGTTTTGGTGTTGTATATGAGGCTATATGTATAGATACGTCAGAACAAGTTGCGATAAAAAAGGTTTTACAAGATccacaatataaaaatagagAATTAATGattatgaaaaatttaaatcatataaatataatatatttaaaagattattattatactgaatcttttaaaaaaaatgagaaaaatatatttctaaatGTAGTTATGGAATATATACCCCAGActgtacataaatatatgaaatattattctAGAAATAATCAAGCCTTGCCAATGTTTCTAGtgaaattatattcatatcaaCTATGCAGGGCTCTATCATATATTCATTCAAAATTTATTTGTCATAGAGATCTTAAACCTCAAAACTTATTAATAGATCCTAGAACACATACACTTAAATTATGTGATTTTGGTAGTGCCAAAAATCTATTAGCTGGGCAAAGAAGTGTCTCATATATTTGTTCAAGGTTTTATCGAGCACCTGAACTTATGTTGGGCTCAACAAATTACACAACACATATAGATTTATGGTCCCtag GTTGTATCATAGCAGAAATGATATTGGGATATCCAATTTTTTCGGGACAGTCAAGTGTGGATCAGCTAGTTAGAATAATTCAGGTGTTAG gTACCCCTACGGAAGATCAGCTGAAAGAAATGAACCCTAATTATGCAGATATCAAATTTCCTGACGTTAAATCAAAAGATCTAAGAaag GTCTTTCCAAAGGGTACACCAGATGAGGCCATTAATTTAATTACgcaatttttaaaatatgaacCATTGAAAAGATTAAATCCAATCGAA gCATTGGCTGACCCCTTTTTTGATGAACTACGAGATCCATGCATaaa GCTAcctaaatatatagataagcTACCAGAGCTGTTCAACTTTTGTAAAGAAGAAATACAAGAAATGTCCATGGAATGTAGAAGGAAGATAATACCAAAAAATGTGTATGAGGAATTTTTGATGGTagatgaaaatgataataatataattaatgatACCATAAGCAACGATTTTAATGAGTCTAATTTAGACacaaataattcaaataataaaacgcACGTTATCATagaaagttaa
- a CDS encoding tetratricopeptide repeat protein, putative yields MINAEGNKYELPKDEEIEDFLQKVEEVSNKINGLIKGTISIEELDKEEKKLRLEKRIKEIKEEEKKEYEKKRFLMGIEGKGNEDNYLFFCSFCFILYNYDLTNCVRCNKKVISKEKRKKEINDKVQKYKILKNKRNIRRNRWNTYLKEQEKKNNKPTYKNYTNYEKWNHYEPSSDTFDEHEKMLCLPKNNEQFKQFENKLNQDIQKKKDRQQIAYSIKIKGNEYFKQKKYIHAIECYNNALDLCKDYLDLYVNIALCQIKIYQYENAILNCNQVIQYYNTFRTDLKFNLSIIFKAYARKALALFILFQFKDSLTNFTQALEFNKNDEQVNEYIQKCKHILNDQLNSHYGQKQIQYLSCGNPSHAKLKNAQSEPEAKQTKQNIEGEKCVENKKNMECEENKNNIECIECVECVECVECVECVECVECVESVENIKNVEYNNNDTNIHIPFNSNNQNNAFLLHNLKNSEINKNIMMELSKKDINKEPNLFIIHLKGIRKNIKKDEITKLIFCSHVYDLEKEDYNNPKQSTKKRKYITMLSFFADKLNDILFYIKRKSQNNDCLFYTQNINNKIFKINKNVKKCTHLIIDILIFILENHFYYADFCLNAIKPIFTFYFLRNVKVSKCLHLLYSIISNNNEGKKMICQMLEEKHIILKELFNKLNNFILHERNTYTNEKIKIMENLKTHILTCTYVKKYLNVQEINELASQKSEFMKENEYKNMEHMEEYIKSNEKEKLGYNTKINKEMKKRNSDKNYDNILLYGYEKKKEICMSVLKDIMSIDMLKKENENNRSLINEASKGSLFCNINDMEKRVETYIKNIMKNTMKNQDEEQNECLTLFSFLSYLIVFPNILNIIEKCCMQNMINIIIYINEKMYDYKNMKCNYILFLLNFVSHIKVRPFILTCSLSNMLFYIEKNENDNLLKNILSVLFNLTITWLNEMDSKNFIVLSYYGEIKESTFRKLINAMESTDKRVCELSMILLSRFYLYMYCFNDKIKVQKNIRDTKNKPDDVLEQVPLIFNKDGIDIKHFYDEKTQQKNESLMNKLKEKIKKENEKLYELDNISFLYLKRNIMNCLSIVNIQNDLLIINACIKLVYNLSIYTNFIFKNIIYDQTNTNEYYFKQLISQISSILLDITLDEKEKNVNKSIYVLINNIIMFFIQSLKFICIHNIHKEESIYIIRTIQSIIPYAIKISNSNEKKLNKNISMFVSYCFLNKDLKKTILELYDNDIRKVEHLIK; encoded by the coding sequence ATGATAAATGCAGAgggaaataaatatgaactaCCAAAAGATGAGGAGATAGAagattttttacaaaaagtAGAAGAAGTAAGCAATAAAATCAATGGGTTAATCAAAGGGACTATAAGTATTGAAGAGCTAGACAAAGAAGAGAAGAAGTTACGTttagaaaaaagaataaaagaaattaaggaagaagaaaaaaaagaatatgaaaagaaaagattTCTTATGGGTATAGAAGGAAAAGGTAATGAAgacaattatttatttttttgttctttttgttttattttatataattatgatttgACAAATTGTGTACgatgtaataaaaaagttataagcaaagaaaaaaggaaaaaggaaataaatgataaagtacaaaagtataaaatattaaaaaataaaagaaatattagaaGAAATAGATGgaatacatatttaaaagaacaagaaaaaaaaaataataaaccaacatataaaaattatacaaattatgaaaaatggAATCATTATGAACCAAGTTCAGATACATTTGATGAACATGAAAAAATGTTATGTCTAcctaaaaataatgaacaatTCAAACAATtcgaaaataaattaaatcaagatatacaaaaaaaaaaagatagaCAACAAATTGCATATTCtatcaaaataaaaggaaatgaatattttaaacaaaaaaaatatatacatgctATTGAATGTTATAATAATGCATTAGATTTATGTAAAGATTATTTAgatttatatgttaatatagcCCTATGccaaattaaaatatatcaatatgaAAATGCAATACTTAATTGTAATCAAGTTAttcaatattataatactttCCGAACAGATCTCAAATTTAATCTAtccattatttttaaagcTTATGCAAGAAAAGCTCTAGccctttttatattatttcaatttAAAGATTCATTAACAAATTTTACTCAAGCTTtggaatttaataaaaatgatgaacaagtcaatgaatatatacaaaagtgtaaacatattttaaatgatCAACTTAACTCCCACTATGGTCAGAAGCAAATACAATATCTTTCGTGTGGTAATCCTTCTCAtgcaaaattaaaaaatgcaCAAAGTGAACCAGAAGCAAAACAAACCAAACAAAATATAGAAGGTGAAAAATGTGtggagaataaaaaaaatatggaatgtgaggaaaataaaaacaatatagaATGTATAGAATGTGTAGAATGTGTAGAATGTGTAGAATGTGTAGAATGTGTAGAATGTGTAGAATGTGTAGAAAGtgtggaaaatataaaaaatgtagaatacaataataatgacacAAATATTCATATACCGTTCAATtcaaataatcaaaataatgcTTTCCTTTTAcacaatttaaaaaattcagagataaacaaaaatatcaTGATGGAATTGtcaaaaaaagatattaataaagaaCCAAACCTTTTTATCATCCATTTAAAAGGAATaagaaagaatataaaaaaagatgaaataacaaaattaatattcTGCTCTCATGTATATGATTTAGAAAAGGAGGATTATAATAATCCGAAGCaatcaacaaaaaaaagaaaatacatAACTATGTTATCTTTCTTTGCTGATAAACtgaatgatatattattctatataaaaaggaaatcACAAAATAATGATTGCTTATTCTatacacaaaatataaataataaaattttcaaaataaacaaaaatgttaaaaaatgtaCACATTTAATTATTGATATCTTAATATTCATACTTgaaaatcatttttattatgcaGATTTCTGCTTAAACGCTATCAAACCCATTTTTACCTTTTACTTTTTAAGAAATGTAAAAGTATCAAAGTGCCTCCATCTCTTATATTCTATCAtatctaataataatgaaggaaaaaaaatgatttgcCAAATGTTAGAAGAGAAACATATCATTTTAAAAGAACTATTtaacaaattaaataattttatcctACATGAAAGAAACACatatacaaatgaaaaaattaaaataatggAAAATTTAAAAACTCATATATTAACATGTACATATGTGAAAAAGTACCTGAACGTTCAggaaataaatgaattagCTAGCCAAAAGTCAGAATTTATgaaagaaaatgaatataagaaTATGGAGCACATGGAGGAGTACATAAAATCTAATGAGAAAGAAAAACTGGGATacaatacaaaaataaataaagagatgaagaaaagaaatagtgataaaaattatgataatattttattatatggttatgaaaaaaagaaggaaataTGTATGTCTGTTTTGAAGGATATTATGTCTATTGATATgttgaaaaaggaaaatgaaaataatagatCATTAATAAATGAAGCATCAAAAGgttctttattttgtaatattaatgatatggaaaaaagggtagaaacatatataaaaaatattatgaaaaatacgATGAAAAATCAGGATGAAGAACAAAACGAATGTTTGACTTTGTTCAGTTTCTTATCATATTTAATTGTATTTCCAAACATTCTGAATATTATTGAAAAATGTTGCATgcaaaatatgataaatattataatttacataaatgaaaaaatgtatgattataaaaatatgaaatgtaactatatattatttttattaaatttcgTAAGTCACATCAAAGTTCGTCCTTTTATATTGACATGCTCATTATCAAATATGCTTTTTTATATAGAGAAgaatgaaaatgataatttaCTGAAAAATATCTTATCCGtactttttaatttaacaATAACATGGCTAAACGAAATGGATAGCAAgaattttattgttttatcatattatggagaaataaaagaaagtACATTTCGTAAATTAATTAATGCTATGGAATCAACAGATAAGCGTGTGTGTGAATTGTCTATGATACTTTTATCTagattttatttatacatgtattgttttaatgataaaataaaagtacaGAAAAACATAAGGGATACTAAAAATAAACCAGATGATGTATTAGAGCAGGTGCCTTTAATATTTAACAAGGATGGTATAGATATTAAACATTTCTATGATGAAAAGAcacaacaaaaaaatgaaagtttaatgaataaattaaaagaaaaaataaagaaagaaaatgaaaaattatatgaactagataatatatcatttttatatttaaaaagaaatattatgaattgTTTATCAATagtaaatatacaaaatgatcTTCTAATAATAAATGCATGTATAAAACTTGTATACAATTTATCgatatatacaaattttatatttaaaaatataatatatgatcaAACAAATACAAATGAATATTACTTTAAACAATTAATAAGTCAAATTTCTTCTATCCTTTTGGATATTACACTGgacgaaaaagaaaagaatgtCAACAAatcaatatatgtattaataaataatattatcatgttCTTTATTCAAAGcttaaaatttatttgtatacatAACATCCATAAAGAAGaatctatatatatcataagaACAATTCAAAGCATTATTCCTTATGCTATCAAAATTTCAAATAGTAATGAGAAAAaattgaataaaaatatttccatGTTTGTATCATATTGTTTTTTGAATaaggatttaaaaaaaacaatactTGAGttatatgataatgatataagGAAAGTGGAGCacttaataaaataa